TTTAGCATATAGGCAGACAACCGTTAATTTATTGAATACATTAAGTTGGACAATGTATAGAAGTGGATGCTCCCATCCATTGATCTCATTCAGTCTTTTCAAAAAACCACAGATGGGAGTCCGGCAAATCCATTATGGTGATACATTTCACCTCATATCCCATACCTCCAAATCAAAAAGTTTAAAGGGGCAGATCAGTATGGTGAATGTTTAAGGACAGAAAAATGGCACAAAACATtcagttaaaaaaaagaaagtccaGCACAAAAAGGTTTGCTATGGACAGTTTTAAAGACCAAAAAGAGcagacacaaaaaaacatgAGCAATCCTTTGACGTGAAGTATTGAAGCTTACGGGGAAAACTTCTTGGCCTGTGCTCGaacccttttttcatattcCACTCTGTTTTGGCTGAAAGGGAAATTGATGAGATGCAGGACAGGTTATACATTTCACATGAATCAAGGTCAGGAGTCTCTACCATTTCTGGGACTCAATGAAATATTACAGAAAACTCCCACACAAACTTCAGCTATTAAACCTCTCAATCTCAGTACATGACCCGCATGGGTATAACTCATAGCTAGAAAGCCTCCTTGTCCTCTCCCATATATAGTAAAGAGGTATGAACACAGTTGTGTATCCTACAAAAAGGGACATTAGACATTCAATTGTCATCCTGCGACCACATTTTATATAGAAGTTTGATCTCAGGTTTCAAATCTCTGCCCTCCATGTTGATGAATATGATATTAGTACCATAATCATTTTTTGAATACATATTTATAGCAAAAGATAAATACAAAAAGGTACAATCATTCTCTTCCCCTACACAGCTTGCGTTAGGATGAACTATGCTTAATCATTTTCTGAACCCACTACAATAAGATCTCAAAATTAAACATGGTGTTTACATGCATACCAAACAATGAAATTAAATATTTGAATGCAACCAGTAATTATATTGTTGGCCTTGTTTAGATGACTGTACCCAAGTAAGTGTGTGGGCACCTTATTTAGAATGAGCATTCATTTAGTGATAGTGATGGTCACATGCAAGTAGTTTCTCTAAGtgctttaaaaaataaacatgtaaataaaataaatctgaATGAAACCCAACCGGGGTCCTGTTccagttcattcggttccataaagccagctcaacgtagttcaaactcagttactatggcaacttatgctGCGAAACTGacctggtccggggcaggctaactgtcaggcttagcacGTGTTTttgcttaaccagacgttcactgacccaacgggaaaacaaTGATTCACCACAAACTTTCTGGTGTGATGCCTTTTAAAACCTTtatcaatgaagttaaggtcgataaaaataaaaaggacctcgacctacgtagcccATCATTcatgtcaatcatggcgtgtcatttTTTTCTGATGAAGTGGTGGATGAAAGAACATTCTTTCGGAATAAGTCACATGATCATGAACATTGCGCTTTGCCATGGTGGATTGATAGGATCTATGTTTACCTCTcaggctgcttaagaatagggtgcacccGCAATTGACTTGAATTAGTCGGATTGCATGAACTacaattggcctttatggaaaaGATTTTGCCCCGACTGACTTGTTAggttaattcaagtcaggtttgggagtTTAATCTCAAGCTTTTTTGAGCggtctttatggaacaggccccagtTTGCATTACATCCCGTTtacaaacattgaaatcaaaatTACTGATACATAGATTTGTTGCCTATGGATAAGTCAACTGCTAACTAAGACTTACCAGTAAATCGTGTATGCCTCTGCTTGTGCCGGATCTTGGATATTTGGTTCATTTAGGAGCTCTTGGATTCCTAACAATATCTGTTGATGAAGGCAGAATGGCAACCTTAAAATTCTCACATGGGATGAATATCCAGAACATGAATctttgctgccctctgctgcacAACATTTTGACAAGGCAAAAGCAAGGACAGTTAAACATAAATAACTACTCAAACTGGATTTTCCAACAGAAAGATCTGCGCATCTTGAAAAAAATTAACTCCAGATGGGTACTTGTTTGATAGTAATGGCCGGCCTCCAGTCTTTGTCCTCCTCTAGAATCGATAGGCAGACAGTGCCTGACGGATACACATTTGGGTGGAACAAGGGAGGCTCAAATTTGCCTGCAAAAGACAACCTGGGTAATTAGTTACATGAAATGTTACATGCATGTAGGATTAGTGCTCATGTAAAAAGTTAAATcattaaaagaaaagaaacgtACActttggaggagaggaaggataaTCATCCTTGAAGAGCATTCTCAGTTTGAACAGCCCTCCTTCCCATGGCGTCTaaattaaaaaacaaactttGTGAAAAAGTACCTGGAAAAAGCCATTGCCCATTTAAAAGCTGTCCACACAATTTGGTTGCGGCTTTCCATCAAGTCTTACCCCCTTTTTACCAGGAATGGCACACTCCCAGTTCATCAGGTTCATTGTTCCATCAGGGTTTTTTGTTGGGACAGCAACAAAACCCTAGTGAAGGACATGTCTTTTACCAAATGTAATATCATGGCAATGTTCAGAGCATCAAGATCAAGTTAGGCCCACAGTTCCAACAAGCAACAGTAGAGGAGAAATACAACTCACGAAGTAGGCTATATACCGCTTTTTCACAAAGTGGGGTGTCCTGCAAAGATTTGAATACTTACAAAGGGATGGTCCTTTCTCCAGGCCTTCCTTTCTTGAGCAAGGCGGCTTAAGGCTATACCAGACATGACTTCTTGTTGCTTCCTAAATCAAAACAAAGTATTATGCAATATTCAATAAAGAAACCGGGGAAACCCGTACACAAACCAGTTTCTGAGAGCAATAAATAAATTTGCCATCTGGTCAATAATGCAACTTTACTTTTCAGTAGCAGTGAAGGGTAGATATTTCTGACTGCCTTGATAAGTTTGAGAGATGTCCACAAAGCAGCTACTAGTATAACGTCTGGACTAGCTAGCAGGCCAGCCTATTTTcctagctagccagccagttTTAGGGCCACACTAGCTAACTCAGCCTGCCAATTGTAGGACAGCTAGCCAGTCAGTCACTTCTATGTAGCCAGGTAACTATCCAGCTACAAGCAAGATGGCTAGCTAGCAATCTCTAGCCATTCATAACAATTGTATATATAGGCTAGTTAGCCGGCAGTTGGCTACCTAGCCAGTTAGCTTGTACGAGCTTCCTAGCGTATTGGCTGTTGTTGACTGAAAAAGCAGGCAAAAGCAAAGAAACTTACCGATTAACGTTTAATTTTCACGTAGAGGGTTCTTAAAAGATCAACACTCACCTTCAGTATGActaaaactgtttttttttatgtgatgATAACAGATGGCGTCAAATTTGGCCACAATTTGCTTGCCAGGCTTACGAAGTTTCCCTCCTCCTGAAACAGAATTTATCCCAGTCTAAATAAGACCAAGCACACGTTACGTTGCGCAAATGTCCACCCTGCGCGAACCTTTATTTGCTTTCGTTCGCAGATCTACCACAAATACAGCAACGAACCAGACTGCATTTAATCATAAAATGTATGCCAATCAAATGTAATCAGATCTATACCGAGAAAACAAGAACACATAGGAGGAAACACAATTTAGGAACGGAACGTACCCATATACCGATTGCTTCTGCCTGAAAACGATTTCACTAATTAACTGATCCAGTTGCAAAACTCCCGCGTTCCTTATTTTGAATCAGGTATAATTACCCCAAATAATGTTTTATTAAAATGTACCCACAATAACAGTTTGTATATGTGGATTGGTAAAGACAATGAAATGATTAGGCTACATTTATCGAAGTGTTCAAAAGTTCAAAGACGTGGCAAAAAGAGAACGTAGGGTAATGTGTGGGACACCGAACTCCAATGTTCTTTTCCCTACTATGAACATTTGTCTAGTAGGCTAGTCCACATAATTTTTACTCtagcatggatgttatgtgactGAAATCCCCAAACTTGAAGAGCCCTGACAATATTATTCAGAGCGATACAGAAAATCCAAGACAATATTACTGATGAAATAACTAAGAAAAAGATTGTATTTAAGGTGGATGTTTTATTTCAGTAGGTAGCTGGAAGGTTATTACAATTGTTGCTGTGTAAACTAACACAAAGTCACAACGGTTTAGCCCAGAGCCATAGAGAAATACTTCATCATTTTCATCATTACTAATGTCGTTGCATTTATcatacaattaaaaaaaacaactaattTGACATACTTATTAACTTCAATAAATATTTGTTGTAACATAAACGTTGATGTTAATATCAAGTTGTAGCATACTGTAACATCAAGGTCAGCCGTTTAAACCAGTCTCGGGAAAAACTTCCAAACACTTTGttaattaatttacatttattaagtttAACCATGTTTTAACATCGTTTCGAATTTTTACTTGTCAAAACATTTTTCATATTGTGTATATACATGAGTATATAAAATACATGTACAAACATCTAGAAAGATACTAAATAGGAACAGCAGTGATAAAGTGGAGCAAAGCATAATTGTTCTTTTTCTAAATGTTTTACAGATTAATGGAAAGTTTGAAAAACGTTCTGTTAAGACATCCACAGCAGCTGGAGGAAAGAACATGCTTGTGTCTACCATGGGCCCTTCCTAAGAAGAACAGTCAGACCTATCTAAAATGAGGTGGTGTCCTGCAGAGCTGAAGAGGACCCAATAGGGTGCATCAGTTTAATCATGCAGTAGACGACACATGCAATAACTGATAGCTCCTGTAACGCCATACTCTGAAAAGCTACTGCTGGGTGGTCACTACTCATCAAAAGTTGACCCTGAAAAATATGAGCATCAGTAACACACCCATTGCAAATGCACTGAAGTGCCTCATGGACACTAGAGGCACATGTCACCACAAGACACTCGGTGACGAGTAAATATAATTGTCatcaaaaaatattcaaaaactTATTACTAGTTGTGTTGATACATGGCTGACAGCAACTATTTGGGATATGTAAATATACAAATATGCAGATCTTCCAACCAGCCAAATTTGA
This is a stretch of genomic DNA from Osmerus mordax isolate fOsmMor3 chromosome 3 unlocalized genomic scaffold, fOsmMor3.pri SUPER_3_unloc_6, whole genome shotgun sequence. It encodes these proteins:
- the LOC136938369 gene encoding SUMO-conjugating enzyme UBC9-B, giving the protein MSGIALSRLAQERKAWRKDHPFGFVAVPTKNPDGTMNLMNWECAIPGKKGTPWEGGLFKLRMLFKDDYPSSPPKCKFEPPLFHPNVYPSGTVCLSILEEDKDWRPAITIKQILLGIQELLNEPNIQDPAQAEAYTIYCQNRVEYEKRVRAQAKKFSP